The genomic segment TTCCTGACACCCGGAAGGTAGATTCTCATAAATTCACCCATAAGCGATACAAGGTGTGGATCCTTAGCTTTAATCCTCATCTTCCAGAACCCCCTTTCCATAAACCTGGGAAAGGAGAGCCCAGTCTACAGCTTTGGACTTGCGCAGATTCTCTGGAAGAAGGTGGATATAATAAAGCGTTGATGTGAGTTCTGAATGCCCCATATATGCCGAAAGGTACGGCAATAATTCCATCACGTCCTTCCCATTGTTTATCCAGCGGATTATATTACGCGAAGCAAAAGCGTGCCGCAGATCATAAGGTCTTGGAGCCCCCTTCCATGAAATGCCACTCTTTGAGATCAGGTTCCTCCATACCTGGTTGTACCACGATGCTTCATATGGTGTGCCGTCCCATTTTTGAAAGAACCATTGCCTCTTTCCTGCTACGGAATCGTATTTCTGACAGAGTGCGCGCATATCCTCTGACATAATGATGTGCCGATCCTTGTGCCTCTTGGACTGTCGTATATAAACGTCTCCTGTAATCAGGTTTACATCCTCTGTTCGTATCGCAGGTGGTTCCTGTGGGCGAAGACCACAGCAGTAAAGCAACCGGCTATACACAGGAAGCACAATCTCTGGCAGATATCTTTTCCCACAGGTTTTGCCAACATATGAGTCAATCGTTTTAAATAACCCGGAGAGTTCATCATCCGTAAACAGGTACGGATTGAAAGCTATGCGCTTTACTACATAATCGTCATCCGGTATATAATCATCATATCCAAGGAAGTTCAGGTATTTCGTGTACTCCCGCAGGAGAGAGAGGAAGGCGGCTTTGCTGTTGACAGTATAAGGATAATAAATGAGCCACTCGTCTACCATTTCCTGGGTAATGCGGGCAGACAGGGGATGGTTTTTTACACAAAAGTTTATAAATGGAGGAACCGAACTCCTATATGTAGCGGTGGCGTATCCAATGGACTGGCGATATTTCATCATCTCCTCAAATGCGTCATTGAGTTTTTTGTCAAGGGTCATGCTCCAGCACCTCCCTCCAGGGATCCGGTACTTTCTGTATGTCCTGTATGTCCAAAATAGAACCCGCTGGTAATAGGCACATCCGAAAAATCCATTGCCACGAATGATATCTGGTGTGTATCGTGTGTGATGTACGGTTTATCCTCAATAATGGATTTATGTCCCATCATCTGGGACACGGTTTCAATGGGAACTCCTCTTGACACCATAACCGTTTCAAAGGAACGCC from the Blautia wexlerae DSM 19850 genome contains:
- a CDS encoding tyrosine-type recombinase/integrase gives rise to the protein MTLDKKLNDAFEEMMKYRQSIGYATATYRSSVPPFINFCVKNHPLSARITQEMVDEWLIYYPYTVNSKAAFLSLLREYTKYLNFLGYDDYIPDDDYVVKRIAFNPYLFTDDELSGLFKTIDSYVGKTCGKRYLPEIVLPVYSRLLYCCGLRPQEPPAIRTEDVNLITGDVYIRQSKRHKDRHIIMSEDMRALCQKYDSVAGKRQWFFQKWDGTPYEASWYNQVWRNLISKSGISWKGAPRPYDLRHAFASRNIIRWINNGKDVMELLPYLSAYMGHSELTSTLYYIHLLPENLRKSKAVDWALLSQVYGKGVLEDED